The window ACCTCCTCCGGGGGCGAAGGTGGTGGTGTTGCCCACGCTGACCTGTGGCCGCTGCGAGTTCTGCCGGAGCGGCGCCGAGAACAGCTGCCCCGAAATCAAGGTGCTGGGCGGGGCGGTGGACGGCGGGTACGCCGAGCTGATCTCCGTGCCGGCGGGAAACGTGTTCCTCATGCCCGACGGCCTGAGCTTCGTCGAGGCCGCGGCCCTGCCCGTCGCGTTCCTCACAGCCTGGCACATGCTCGTCACGCGCGGCGGGGTCAGGCCCGGCGAGACCGTGCTGGTGGTGGGGGCGTCGAGCGGGATCGGGAGCGCCGCGATCCAGATCGCCCGGCTCCACGGGGCCCGTGTCCTCGCCACGGCCGGGACCGCGGACAAGCGCCAGCGCTGCCGGGACCTCGGCGCCGACGAGACCATCGATCACTACGGCCAGACGATCTCTCAAGAAGTGCGGCGGCTGACGGACGGGCGGGGGGCCGATCTGATCTTCGAGCATGTCGGCCCGGCCACGTGGGCCGAAAGCCTGAGGTCCCTGGCACGGCGCGGGCGCCTCGTCGTCTGCGGACAGACTACGGGCAACGAGGTCGCGCTCCCGCTGATCCAGTTCTTCGCTCAGAACCAGACGATCCACGGCACCTTCATCGGGACCGCGGGCGAGTTTGTCGAGGTCCTCCGTCATGTCGGGGCGGGGAGACTCCGGCCTGTGGTGGACAAAGTCTTCGCCTTGCCAGACGCCGCTGAGGCCCACCGCAGGATGGAGCGAGGGGAGCACTTCGGGAAGATCGTCCTCTCAGTTTGAGGCTCGCCCGCCCCGCTTGATCTTTCCCTTCACCTGAGACCGCCGTACCGAGTCACCATGCCCGGTTTCGCACGCTCGGATGAAGCTCTGATGGA is drawn from Candidatus Rokuibacteriota bacterium and contains these coding sequences:
- a CDS encoding zinc-binding dehydrogenase, producing MKAAVIERHGEPDVIQYRDWADPKAGPGEALVRVRGCALNHRDVWVRRGLRETRLPHILGTDIAGEVVALGPGVSGPPPGAKVVVLPTLTCGRCEFCRSGAENSCPEIKVLGGAVDGGYAELISVPAGNVFLMPDGLSFVEAAALPVAFLTAWHMLVTRGGVRPGETVLVVGASSGIGSAAIQIARLHGARVLATAGTADKRQRCRDLGADETIDHYGQTISQEVRRLTDGRGADLIFEHVGPATWAESLRSLARRGRLVVCGQTTGNEVALPLIQFFAQNQTIHGTFIGTAGEFVEVLRHVGAGRLRPVVDKVFALPDAAEAHRRMERGEHFGKIVLSV